A part of Streptomyces sp. DSM 40750 genomic DNA contains:
- a CDS encoding proline--tRNA ligase translates to MANAPVQRMSQLMAKTLRDDPADAEVLSHKLLVRAGYVRRTAAGVWTWLPLGKKVLANVERIVREEMDAIGAQEVLLPALLPREPYEATGRWDEYGPELFRLKDRKGGDYLLGPTHEEIFTLIVKDQASSYKDLPVILYQIQTKFRDEARPRAGILRGREFLMKDSYSFDTEDEGLAQSYALHRQAYQKVFERLGLDYRICAATAGAMGGSKSEEFLAPAGAGEDTFADCPACDFAANTEAITFELKPVDADGVPALEEIPTPDTPTIETLAAHLGVPASATLKNLLVKVDGEIVAVGVPGDREVDMGKVEAHFAPAVVEMVTEADFAGRPDLVRGYVGPQGLGEKVTYIADPRVAPGTAWITGANKGGTHAKNVVAGRDFEVGAYVDVVVVQEGDPCPNCGTGLKLDRAIEIGHIFQLGRKYADALKLDVLGQNGKPVRVTMGSYGIGVSRAVAALAEQSADDKGLCWPAEVAPADVHVVAAGKALQTELALDVSEKLRAAGLRVLVDDRAGVSPGVKFTDSELIGVPKILVAGRRSAEGVLELKDRRTGEREELTVDEAIARLTTA, encoded by the coding sequence ATGGCGAACGCACCGGTCCAGCGCATGTCCCAGTTGATGGCGAAGACGCTGCGCGACGACCCGGCGGACGCCGAGGTGCTCAGCCACAAGCTTCTCGTCCGCGCCGGTTACGTCCGCCGCACGGCGGCCGGCGTGTGGACCTGGCTGCCGCTCGGCAAGAAGGTCCTCGCCAACGTGGAGCGGATCGTCCGCGAGGAGATGGACGCGATCGGCGCCCAGGAGGTACTGCTCCCCGCGCTGCTGCCGAGGGAGCCGTACGAGGCGACCGGCCGCTGGGACGAGTACGGCCCGGAGCTGTTCCGCCTCAAGGACCGCAAGGGCGGCGACTACCTGCTCGGTCCGACGCACGAGGAGATCTTCACGCTGATCGTGAAGGACCAGGCGTCCTCGTACAAGGACCTGCCGGTGATCCTCTACCAGATCCAGACCAAGTTCCGTGACGAGGCCCGCCCCCGCGCCGGCATCCTGCGCGGCCGTGAGTTCCTGATGAAGGACTCGTACTCCTTCGACACGGAGGACGAGGGCCTGGCCCAGTCGTACGCCCTGCACCGCCAGGCCTACCAGAAGGTGTTCGAGCGTCTGGGCCTCGACTACCGCATCTGCGCGGCGACCGCGGGCGCGATGGGCGGCTCGAAGTCGGAGGAGTTCCTTGCCCCGGCCGGCGCCGGCGAGGACACCTTCGCGGACTGCCCGGCCTGTGACTTCGCCGCCAACACCGAGGCGATCACGTTCGAGTTGAAGCCGGTGGACGCCGATGGTGTGCCCGCCCTCGAAGAGATCCCGACGCCCGACACCCCGACCATCGAGACCCTCGCCGCCCACCTCGGCGTCCCGGCCTCCGCCACCCTCAAGAACCTCCTCGTCAAGGTCGACGGCGAGATCGTCGCCGTCGGCGTCCCCGGTGACCGCGAGGTCGACATGGGCAAGGTCGAGGCGCACTTCGCCCCGGCGGTCGTCGAGATGGTCACCGAGGCGGACTTCGCGGGCCGGCCCGACCTGGTGCGCGGCTATGTCGGCCCGCAGGGCCTGGGCGAGAAGGTCACGTACATCGCCGACCCGCGGGTCGCGCCGGGCACCGCGTGGATCACGGGCGCCAACAAGGGCGGCACGCACGCCAAGAACGTCGTCGCGGGCCGTGACTTCGAGGTCGGCGCGTACGTCGACGTCGTGGTCGTCCAGGAGGGCGACCCCTGCCCGAACTGCGGCACCGGCCTCAAGCTCGACCGCGCCATCGAGATCGGCCACATCTTCCAGCTCGGCCGCAAGTACGCCGACGCTCTCAAGCTCGACGTCCTCGGCCAGAACGGCAAGCCGGTCCGCGTCACCATGGGGTCCTACGGCATCGGCGTCTCCCGCGCGGTCGCGGCCCTCGCCGAGCAGTCCGCCGACGACAAGGGCCTGTGCTGGCCCGCCGAGGTCGCTCCGGCCGACGTCCACGTCGTCGCCGCGGGCAAGGCCCTCCAGACCGAACTGGCCCTCGACGTCTCCGAGAAGCTGCGGGCGGCCGGCCTCCGCGTCCTGGTCGACGACCGCGCCGGCGTCTCCCCGGGGGTGAAGTTCACCGACTCCGAGCTGATCGGCGTACCGAAGATCCTGGTCGCCGGCCGCCGCTCCGCCGAGGGCGTCCTGGAGTTGAAGGACCGCCGCACCGGCGAGCGCGAGGAGCTGACGGTCGACGAGGCGATCGCCCGCCTGACCACCGCCTAG
- a CDS encoding GNAT family N-acetyltransferase, whose translation MRLPGHGHGHRPDDIVIGPLDLQAHVDEALAVQAVAFGLGPDEVAVRRQIVLRHMTYPGARALGATAEGHLVGFVYGMPNDRTHWWSTVVEPYLRALGHDHWLDDSFVITELHVHPRCQNRGVGRALITTITDSAAEPRSILSAIDVDSPARGLYRSLGYTDLARQVVFPSAPKPYAVMGAHLPLRRR comes from the coding sequence ATGCGTCTACCCGGTCACGGACACGGCCACCGCCCCGACGACATCGTGATCGGCCCGCTGGACCTCCAGGCCCACGTAGACGAGGCCCTCGCCGTCCAAGCCGTCGCCTTCGGTCTGGGCCCCGACGAGGTAGCCGTACGCCGCCAGATCGTCCTCCGCCACATGACCTACCCGGGGGCGAGGGCACTCGGCGCCACGGCCGAAGGCCACCTCGTCGGCTTCGTCTACGGCATGCCCAACGACCGCACCCACTGGTGGTCCACCGTCGTCGAGCCCTACCTCCGCGCCCTCGGCCACGACCACTGGCTGGACGACTCCTTCGTGATCACCGAACTGCACGTCCACCCCCGCTGCCAGAACCGCGGCGTCGGCCGTGCCCTGATCACGACCATCACCGACAGCGCGGCCGAACCCCGCTCGATCCTCTCCGCGATCGACGTCGACAGCCCGGCCCGCGGCCTCTACCGCTCCCTCGGCTACACCGACCTGGCCCGCCAGGTCGTCTTCCCGAGCGCCCCCAAGCCGTACGCGGTGATGGGCGCCCACCTGCCCCTGCGCCGCAGGTAG
- a CDS encoding GNAT family N-acetyltransferase — MLTQTTTRVLEPSDLDAALAVLDRDPVANAFVTSRVQVAGLDPWRLGGEMWGWYEDGALTSLCYAGANLVPICATPRAVRAFADRARRAGRRCSSVVGPAEPTAQLWRLLEPSWGPAREVRPHQPLMVTDRLPDPAEVTPDPYVRRIRKDEMDTIMPACVAMFTEEVGVSPMAGDGGLLYQARVAELVGSGRSFARLGPDDRVVFKAEIGAATTQACQIQGVWVAPEYRGQGLAAPGMAAVLRYALADVAPLVSLYVNDYNTAARRTYRRVGFQEVGAFMSVLF, encoded by the coding sequence GTGTTGACCCAGACCACCACCAGGGTCCTCGAACCGAGTGACCTGGACGCCGCACTCGCCGTCCTGGACCGAGACCCCGTCGCGAACGCCTTCGTGACGTCCCGCGTCCAGGTCGCCGGCCTGGACCCCTGGCGGCTCGGCGGCGAGATGTGGGGCTGGTACGAGGACGGCGCCCTGACCTCCCTCTGCTACGCCGGCGCCAACCTCGTCCCCATCTGCGCCACCCCCCGCGCCGTCCGCGCCTTCGCCGACCGCGCCCGCCGGGCCGGCCGCCGCTGCTCCTCGGTCGTCGGCCCCGCCGAACCCACCGCCCAGCTCTGGCGCCTGCTCGAACCCAGCTGGGGCCCGGCCCGCGAGGTCCGCCCCCACCAGCCCCTCATGGTCACCGACCGGCTGCCCGATCCCGCCGAGGTCACCCCGGACCCGTATGTCCGCCGGATCCGCAAGGACGAGATGGACACGATCATGCCGGCGTGCGTCGCGATGTTCACCGAGGAGGTCGGCGTCTCCCCGATGGCCGGTGACGGCGGCCTCCTCTACCAGGCCCGCGTCGCCGAACTCGTGGGCTCCGGCCGCTCCTTCGCCCGCCTCGGCCCCGACGACCGAGTCGTCTTCAAGGCCGAGATCGGCGCGGCGACCACCCAGGCCTGCCAGATCCAGGGCGTCTGGGTAGCCCCCGAATACCGAGGCCAGGGCCTCGCGGCCCCCGGCATGGCAGCGGTCCTCCGCTACGCACTGGCCGACGTGGCCCCTCTGGTCAGCCTCTACGTCAACGACTACAACACGGCGGCAAGGCGCACCTACCGAAGGGTGGGCTTCCAGGAGGTGGGCGCGTTCATGAGCGTCCTGTTCTGA